One Phragmites australis chromosome 23, lpPhrAust1.1, whole genome shotgun sequence DNA window includes the following coding sequences:
- the LOC133906726 gene encoding L-type lectin-domain containing receptor kinase IX.1-like: protein MAPRRILLLAVVLLFCGTAVVVVGERYLPGAKVCSTTGNFTIYGQYQVNLGDLMGDLPPRAIANRGFFDSTIGSAPDTIFGLTMCYADRNWAECQSCLQVAAAGVQHVCPLSRQVKACYDACVLRYSNESFLSVADLDMAWYVLSPNSFVTDMASMNATRWSLMTGLVAEAASSSLRFANDSKGYTDSRGDSQVIYGLTQCTRDLNASECTRCLTYFIPELSRLLPNYTYGTVKGYSCYLAYQIGKDLGITIPPEIAAPPLPPPSTTLLPPNPSPPPGPSATLVAGVTVGSVAFIICTGIMVWFLLRHRRRKAREHELAVFQDEPLEDEFADGIGPRRFLFSELAVATSSFSTEEKLGEGGFGSVYHGYLKDLNLHVAIKRVSKSSHQGRKEYISEVNIISRLRHRNLVQLIGWCHGGSELLLVYELMPNGSLDTHIHNQNNMLSWPLRNEIVLGIGSALLYLHQEWEQCVLHRDIKPSNVMLDAFFNAKLGDFGLARLVDHNRESHTTALAGTMGYMDPECMVTGTASTTSDVYSFGVVVLEIACGRRPIVDVRETEEPTIKHLVQWVWEFYGRGRILDAADSRLNGEFDSEEMERVMVTALWCAHPDRAMRPSIRQAVNVLRLEAPLPSLPAKMPVATFLPPVNRLLSESGGVTGSSGSAGTTHSTIGTEASSLLR from the exons ATGGCACCGCGGcgcatcctcctcctcgctgtCGTCTTGTTATTCTGCGGAACAGCAGTAGTGGTAGTTGGCGAGCGCTACCTTCCGGGGGCGAAAGTATGCTCGACCACGGGCAACTTCACCATCTACGGCCAGTACCAGGTGAACCTCGGGGACCTCATGGGCGACCTCCCGCCTCGGGCCATCGCCAACCGCGGCTTCTTCGACAGCACGATCGGCAGCGCACCTGACACTATATTCGGCCTCACCATGTGTTACGCCGACCGTAACTGGGCCGAGTGCCAGAGCTGCCTCCAAGTCGCGGCCGCAGGGGTGCAGCATGTGTGCCCGTTAAGCCGGCAGGTTAAGGCCTGCTACGACGCCTGCGTCCTCCGCTACTCCAACGAGTCCTTCCTGTCCGTCGCCGACCTCGACATGGCGTGGTACGTGTTGTCGCCCAACTCCTTCGTCACCGATATGGCCAGCATGAACGCCACACGGTGGAGTCTGATGACCGGGCTCGTGGCCGAGGCCGCCAGCTCCTCGCTGCGGTTCGCCAATGATAGCAAGGGGTACACGGACTCGCGAGGCGACTCGCAGGTGATTTACGGGCTGACGCAGTGCACGAGGGACCTGAATGCCAGCGAGTGCACCAGGTGCCTCACGTACTTCATCCCGGAGCTGTCGCGCTTGCTACCTAACTACACCTACGGCACAGTCAAGGGCTACAGCTGCTATTTGGCGTACCAGATCGGGAAAGACCTTGGCATAACCATTCCGCCTGAAATAGCAGCGCCGCCACTGCCGCCTCCGTCGACGACTCTGCTGCCACCAA ATCCATCGCCTCCCCCTGGCCCATCGGCGACGCTGGTGGCCGGCGTGACTGTTGGTTCCGTGGCGTTCATCATCTGCACTGGTATCATGGTTTGGTTCCTGTTGCGTCACCGCAGGCGAAAGGCAAGAGAGCACGAACTAGCTGTGTTCCAAGACGAGCCATTGGAAGACGAGTTCGCGGATGGGATAGGACCGAGGCGATTCCTCTTCAGCGAGCTAGCCGTCGCAACCAGCTCCTTCTCTACTGAGGAGAAACTTGGTGAAGGAGGCTTCGGGTCGGTGTACCACGGGTACTTGAAGGATTTGAACCTTCATGTTGCCATAAAAAGAGTGTCCAAGAGCTCCCACCAGGGGAGGAAGGAGTACATTTCTGAGGTGAATATTATAAGCCGGCTGAGGCATCGAAACCTCGTGCAGCTCATCGGCTGGTGCCATGGCGGCAGCGAGCTCTTGCTTGTCTACGAGCTCATGCCCAACGGGAGCCTTGACACTCATATCCACAACCAGAACAATATGTTGTCATGGCCGCTAAG GAATGAGATCGTGCTCGGAATCGGCTCCGCACTTCTGTACCTTCATCAGGAGTGGGAGCAGTGCGTTCTGCACCGTGACATCAAGCCGAGCAACGTTATGCTGGACGCCTTCTTCAACGCCAAGCTCGGTGACTTCGGACTCGCGAGGCTTGTCGACCACAACCGAGAGTCGCACACGACGGCGCTCGCCGGCACGATGGGGTACATGGATCCTGAATGCATGGTCACCGGGACGGCCAGCACCACGTccgacgtgtacagcttcggaGTTGTCGTCCTCGAGATTGCTTGTGGCAGGCGGCCAATCGTGGATGTTCGAGAAACCGAAGAACCCACCATCAAGCACCTGGTGCAATGGGTCTGGGAATTTTACGGCCGTGGAAGGATCCTTGACGCAGCCGATTCGCGGCTGAACGGCGAATTCGACAGTGAAGAGATGGAGCGAGTGATGGTCACCGCGCTGTGGTGCGCGCACCCTGATCGTGCCATGAGGCCCTCCATCAGGCAGGCGGTCAACGTGCTGCGGCTCGAGGCGCCATTGCCAAGTCTCCCTGCGAAGATGCCCGTCGCGACGTTCCTGCCACCGGTCAATCGCCTCCTGTCTGAATCTGGGGGTGTGACCGGCAGCAGCGGCAGCGCAGGCACCACTCATTCAACCATTGGTACGGAGGCTTCTTCTTTGTTGAGATGA